Proteins encoded within one genomic window of Solea senegalensis isolate Sse05_10M linkage group LG11, IFAPA_SoseM_1, whole genome shotgun sequence:
- the her3 gene encoding hairy-related 3 yields MVATTDCEEKSKPITGHKVSKPLMEKKRRARINKCLDQLKTLLESYYSTNIRKRKLEKADILELTVKHLRNLQKIQSCSVAASEFSDYQTGFRSCLANVNQYLVMTDAMNGMDHWMLSQLSSKVCRGRVSSTMDSGPIAAEPKEEARGLFPSADAAHEQRNTISPKGPEPNSATTSRLLPSEGSSAAKQAVDAAAPAHNNHEQRSSHKKCLSVGHRNEDSNAQHSVWRPW; encoded by the exons ATGGTGGCGACAACAGACTGCGAAGAAAAGTCGAAGCCGATCACTGGACACAAG gtatCCAAACCACTCATGGAAAAGAAACGGAGAGCTCGCATTAACAAGTGTTTGGACCAGTTAAAAACTCTTCTGGAGAGCTACTACAGCACTAAT ATTCGGAAGCGCAAACTGGAGAAGGCCGACATCCTGGAGCTCACTGTGAAACATCTGAGGAACCTCCAAAAGATCCAGAGCT GCTCTGTCGCTGCTTCAGAGTTTTCTGATTACCAAACCGGCTTCCGCAGTTGTCTGGCAAACGTCAATCAGTACTTGGTCATGACAGACGCAATGAACGGGATGGACCACTGGATGTTATCGCAGCTCTCCAGTAAAGTGTGCCGAGGTCGAGTCtccagcaccatggacagcggcCCGATCGCGGCTGAGCCAAAGGAGGAGGCGCGAGGGCTCTTTCCATCTGCGGATGCTGCACACGAGCAAAGAAACACCATCAGCCCTAAAGGACCGGAACCAAACAGTGCGACCACGTCTCGTTTACTACCGAGTGAAGGCTCATCTGCAGCAAAACAGGCTGTGGACGCTGCTGCGCCCGCGCACAACAACCACGAACAAAGATCAAGTCACAAGAAGTGTCTCTCTGTGGGTCACAGGAACGAAGATTCAAACGCACAGCACAGTGTCTGGAGGCCTTGGTAG